In Cicer arietinum cultivar CDC Frontier isolate Library 1 chromosome 7, Cicar.CDCFrontier_v2.0, whole genome shotgun sequence, the genomic window TAATTTgcttattaaaatttatgaacAATCCACAAAATGCTGAAGAATTTGCTATCTTGTTCAGTAATGTAGATAGCTGCATATGTCTAGATAGGATTTATTGtatatgatattttatgttattttatttattatatatgatCTATTtgttacaatatatatatatatatatatatatatatatatatatatatatatatatatatatatatatatgtatttNNNNNNNNNNNNNNNNNNNNNNNNNNNNNNNNNNNNNNNNNNNNNNNNNNNNNNNNNNNNNNNNNNNNNNNNNNNNNNNNNNNNNNNNNNNNNNNNNNNNNNNNNNNNNNNNNNNNNNNNNNNNNNNNNNNNNNNNNNNNNNNNNNNNNNNNNNNNNNNNNNNNNNNNNNNNNNNNNNNNNNNNNNNNNNNNNNNNNNNNNNNNNNNNNNNNNNNNNNNNNNNNNNNNNNNNNNNNNNNNNNNNNNNNNNNNNNNNNNNNNNNNNNNNNNNNNNNNNNNNNNNNNNNNNNNNNNNNNNNNNNNNNNNNNNNNNNNNNNNNNNNNNNNNNNNNNNNNNNNNNNNNNNNNNNNNNNNNNNNNNNNNNNNNNNNNNNNNNNNNNNNNNNNNNNNNNNNNNNNNNNNNNNNNNNNNNNNNNNNNNNNNNNNNNNNNNNNNNNNNNNNNNNNNNNNNNNNNNNNNNNNNNNNNNNNNNNNNNNNNNNNNNNNNNNNNNNNNNNNNNNNNNNNNNNNNNNNNNNNNNNNNNNNNNNNNNNNNNNNNNNNNNNNNNNNNNNNNNNNNNNNNNNNNNNNNNNNNNNNNNNNNNNNNNNNNNNNNNNNNNNNNNNNNNNNNNNNNNNNNNNNNNNNNNNNNNNNNNNNNNNNNNNNNNNNNNNNNNNNNNNNNNNNNNNNNNNNNNNNNNNNNNNNNNNNNNNNNNNNNNNNNNNNNNNNNNNNNNNNNNNNNNNNNNNNNNNNNNNNNNNNNNNNNNNNNNNNNNNNNNNNNNNNNNNNNNNNNNNNNNNNNNNNNNNNNNNNNNNNNNNNNNNNNNNNNNNNNNNNNNNNNNNNNNNNNNNNNNNNNNNNNNNNNNNNNNNNNNNNNNNNNNNNNNNNNNNNNNNNNNNNNNNNNNNNNNNNNNNNNNNNNNNNNNNNNNNNNNNNNNNNNNNNNNNNNNNNNNNNNNNNNNNNNNNNNNNNNNNNNNNNNNNNNNNNNNNNNNNNNNNNNNNNNNNNNNNNNNNNNNNNNNNNNNNNNNNNNNNNNNNNNNNNNNNNNNNNNNNNNNNNNNNNNNNNNNNNNNNNNNNTGTGTTTTATttgtttctatatatatatatatatatatatatatatatatatatatatatatatatatatatatatatatgtatgtattcATTTGGAGCTTCATTTTAACCCTTTAGTTGGCATTGCATTGTCTCCTGCAGATTTCTCGAATGATCGATGATCTTAGGTGTGTGACCTTTGTCCTGGATTCTGCTGAAGAAGAGGCTGGGAAGGTTATGAGAGAATTGCTCCAGCAAGGTCCTTCAACCTCAGATAACGATTCAAAGGAAAGCTCAGACATTAAATCTCTTCAGTTTGCAGCGGCAAGACTTCATATTACATCCGCAACAACCATCATAGCAGAGAGAAGATCTATTAGGAAGTTATTACAAAAAGTTGGACCAAAAGACGAAACGAAAAAGGTGATCTTGAAAAATCTGTTGTATCTTCTGGTAAAGTATGGAAAATCAATCATAGGAGAACAGGTGGAGGTCTATACTCATTGTGAAGAACCAGTGGCAACTGAGAACTCTGGTCATGATTCTTTATGTATCCATCATGTGAAGTCAGACACATACGTGAACCACGATCAGTACGAAACTCGTGCCAGCGAGTTAGGTAGAGTTGCACCACCTGAGGAATATACATGCCCGATATCTTTAAGGTTGATGTATGATCCTGTCGTCATTGCTTCGGGAGAAACATATGAAAGGATGTGGATACAGAAATGGTTCAACGAGGGTAATGTTACATGCccgaaaacaaaaaagaaactgTCCCATATGGCGTCGACTCCTAACATTGCTCTAAAGGAATTAATCTCAAAGTGGTGCAAAAATAATGGAGTCTCCATTACTGACCCGAGTAGACAAGCCGAAGACATTCACTCATGGGAAGCTTCTATCACTTCCATTAGGAGTTTTGGAAGTTCCATGAATGGTCTGAACCTGCCAATGGATTTTAGTAACATGTCACTTGGATCGATAGATACAAGTTATAATTCAGATTCCTCACATGTTAAGGCCGGTCATGGCTTGAATTCGATGTTGGTCAAGACTAGAGACGGTTCTCACAGGCGTCAATCTCATTCACAGATTCATGACACATATTTGATGTCCTTATCTAAACTTCATGAGCATCAATGGGATTCGCAATGCCAAGTCATTGAAGATATGAAAATAGATTTCACAAGCAATGACCAAGTTTTTATCTCTGTGTCGTTAGAGAATTTCATTGATCCACTTGTGAGATTTCTGAGCATTGCATATGATAAGCATGACACAAAAGCTCTGAGAGGTGGATGTAAGTTACTGTTGGAATTTACAAAGTACTGTAGGTACAATTTCTTTTGCCTTCACTCATGGTACTTGTATATTTCTAGGTTAGTTAGTTAGCTTGGTTTACATATATCTAATTTATATTAAGTTGTGACGAAGTAGATAAAAGAATTTCCTTTCAAAACAATATTCCATTGGTCTGGAATAACAAGAAAAACTTGTTATGCTTAACATTTGTTCAATGCCATGCCTCATTTTTGCCAGTGTTGTGTTTTCAATCACAGATCGCAGAAAATAGTTATTTACTCAAATTCGGCTATGCTACAGGGCTATAGCATTTGTTTGATATCACTGTACTAAATCGTATATTGCTGAACAATAGCGGTTTGTTAGAATTACGTTACGCTATAGCGCCATAATACCAGTatagccgctatttgacaacattgatTGATGATATTGGAATGACTTGTTTGTGTTTTTTCATGCAGAAATGGTCTGACAAACTTAAGCGAAGATACATGCAGTTTGTTGGCAAGTCTCCTTGAGTCAGAAGTGATTGGAGAAGCTCTTACCATACTGGAAGAATTGTCGAACAATTGGTCTAATAAAGCTAACGCCACAGCTTCCAGTGCACTAACAGCTGTTTCAAAGATCCTTGATTCTGGTAACAAAGAGTATCAACAGAAAGCTATTAGAATAATGTGCAATTTTTCATCCAATACTGAAATTTGTTCCTACATGGTGTCTCTGGGGTGCATCCCAAAATTAGTACCATTTTTCGAAGACAAGTTCCTTTGGAGACACTGTATAAGGATATTGAAAAACCTTTATGATACTAAAGACGGTAGGATGTGTGTTGTTGAAACAAAGGGATGCATGTCTTGTGTTGTTGAAATACTTGGGTCCGGCAGTGACGAAGAAAAGGAACCAGCACTGGCGATCGTACTATCTTTGTGTTCGCAACGGTTGGAATACTGTGAGATGGTTATGGACGAGGGTATTATACCATATCTTGTCAATATCTCCAATATGGGAAACGATAGCACAAAGGCGTATGCGTTGGAACTGCTTCGACTTTTGAGGGACGTAGCCAGCGAAGGTTGCTTTGAGCCGAATCTCAACAACTCACAAGATTCTAACGATCActttgaagaaaataaattgtcCAAGAAGTCCACAATTTTGAAGAAGCTATCGTGGTTCTCAAAATCAAGTTCTGTTTCGTCCAAAAACAAGAGATGAAACTCAGTTCCCTTTATTACATGGACAAGTTATTCTTTAGTCTAATCTTTCACCATTTATTATTGGATCTAAATATTCTTTCACAATGTGTAACTAAAGTAATAtgattgtaattttatataatgtatagtttctttgacatggcaaGTAAAGAGGTAGTTGGGAAGTTCTTTTTTTTGACTTGGTGAGTGATAATGGATTGTAATTGTAGAAATAGCCTCTTAGGTTAGGCACTGAATTGCTATTCTCATTGTTattgtatatataattatatattgattGAATAGTCTAATACTCTTTTCCAAaacttatatataaatattgattTTCATATCTCTTAAAATGGCAACCATGATGTATATAATATTAGAGAATTTGatcattcaaattaattaatttagatcACGAAATAGGGATCAATAAAAATTCTAAACACAATTTTGAAGttaatgttatttaaacacCAATTTGGCATCACAAAagtagacaatttttttttttttaataaaaaaatttagagtgaaAAGATAGTGTTATAGTATAAAGTAGGAAAGATCTTAGTCTCTTTTTACAAAGAGATTTATATTTAtgacacaattataattttttaaatagttaatgcAATTCACACAATTCATTGTGTGATTAATGAATATAtcaaaattgcataaattattaatatgaatttaaaCATTATCAACCACGATTTTAGATAATCTAATTATGTatagatttaaaattttaaaattaaagttaatcGCATTTAAATTTGTAGTCAATAAAATtcgataaataattaataagctATGAGATAAATAACAAGTCTAACATTTCTTTAATCACACATATAAACTAATTAAccgtttaaaaaaaatatcaaataagctcaatgattttttgttttaaaaaaattggtgcAAATGTCTTTAGTTGGAGGAGAATA contains:
- the LOC101492473 gene encoding U-box domain-containing protein 5 — its product is MGTDGCEVVETLPDPRSFKVHRRICTELRKLVNRVLRIFPQIEAARPRSSSGIPALCLLISTVDKAKQLLQHCSDSSSLYLAITGESILSKCQKTRKSLEKSLVQIQHIVPVMLAAEISRMIDDLRCVTFVLDSAEEEAGKVMRELLQQGPSTSDNDSKESSDIKSLQFAAARLHITSATTIIAERRSIRKLLQKVGPKDETKKVILKNLLYLLVKYGKSIIGEQVEVYTHCEEPVATENSGHDSLCIHHVKSDTYVNHDQYETRASELGRVAPPEEYTCPISLRLMYDPVVIASGETYERMWIQKWFNEGNVTCPKTKKKLSHMASTPNIALKELISKWCKNNGVSITDPSRQAEDIHSWEASITSIRSFGSSMNGLNLPMDFSNMSLGSIDTSYNSDSSHVKAGHGLNSMLVKTRDGSHRRQSHSQIHDTYLMSLSKLHEHQWDSQCQVIEDMKIDFTSNDQVFISVSLENFIDPLVRFLSIAYDKHDTKALRGGCKLLLEFTKYCRNGLTNLSEDTCSLLASLLESEVIGEALTILEELSNNWSNKANATASSALTAVSKILDSGNKEYQQKAIRIMCNFSSNTEICSYMVSLGCIPKLVPFFEDKFLWRHCIRILKNLYDTKDGRMCVVETKGCMSCVVEILGSGSDEEKEPALAIVLSLCSQRLEYCEMVMDEGIIPYLVNISNMGNDSTKAYALELLRLLRDVASEGCFEPNLNNSQDSNDHFEENKLSKKSTILKKLSWFSKSSSVSSKNKR